Proteins encoded by one window of Arachis ipaensis cultivar K30076 chromosome B04, Araip1.1, whole genome shotgun sequence:
- the LOC107637221 gene encoding protein DMR6-LIKE OXYGENASE 2-like → MDNQAKSSGASSFTSAMNLDQQGVSSIPQRYVLPPSQRPNIIHHDEHVLPLPIIDLSDFHDQSRRYQIINEIRNACKEFGFFQVINHGIDQSAINEALKAAEEFFNLPHEEKMCLFSDDVHKPVRYGTSLNHARDEVFCWRDFIKHYSHPLSDWLHLWPSNPPSYRKNMGNYAEAVQDLQTKLMEMIFESLGLNPSYLEEEVNGGSQLLAVNCYPACPEPELTLGIHPHSDYGSITVLLQTRSGLEFKNKNNNWEAVPLVEGGLVVQLGDQMEVLSNGVYKSVIHRATVNVDKKRFSIVSLHSFAMDKKIGPAKELVDDDHHQLPKCYNEFSFSEFLHFISNNDITKERFLDTLKIMK, encoded by the exons atGGATAATCAAGCAAAGAGTAGTGGTGCTTCCTCTTTTACTAGTGCTATGAATCTTGACCAACAAGGAGTGTCTTCTATTCCTCAACGCTATGTTCTACCCCCTTCACAACGCCCAAACATCATTCATCATGATGAACATGTTCTTCCTCTCCCTATAATAGACTTGTCTGATTTTCATGATCAATCTCGTAGATATCAAATTATCAACGAAATCAGAAATGCTTGCAAGGAGTTTGGTTTCTTTCag GTTATTAACCATGGAATTGATCAATCAGCAATAAATGAAGCCCTAAAAGCTGCAGAGGAGTTTTTCAACCTCCCTCATGAGGAAAAGATGTGTTTGTTTTCTGATGATGTTCATAAGCCTGTAAGATATGGAACAAGCCTTAATCATGCTAGGGATGAAGTTTTTTGTTGGAGAGATTTCATCAAACATTATTCTCATCCCCTATCGGATTGGCTTCATTTGTGGCCTTCAAATCCACCAAGTTATAG GAAGAACATGGGAAATTATGCTGAGGCAGTGCAAGATCTTCAAACCAAACTAATGGAGATGATTTTTGAGAGCCTAGGGTTAAACCCTAGCTACCTTGAAGAAGAAGTTAATGGTGGATCTCAACTCCTAGCTGTGAATTGCTACCCAGCATGCCCTGAACCCGAACTAACCCTAGGGATCCACCCTCATTCCGATTATGGATCAATAACTGTTCTACTCCAAACTCGATCCGGGCTCGaattcaagaacaaaaacaataattGGGAAGCAGTTCCTTTAGTTGAAGGTGGCCTAGTAGTGCAATTGGGTGATCAAATGGAAGTATTGAGCAATGGAGTTTACAAGAGTGTGATTCACCGAGCAACAGTGAATGTGGATAAGAAGAGGTTTTCAATTGTGAGTCTTCATAGTTTTGCAATGGACAAGAAGATAGGGCCAGCAAAAGAGCTTGTTGATGATGATCATCATCAATTACCAAAGTGTTACAATGAATTCAGCTTCAGTGAGTTTCTTCATTTCATTTCCAACAATGATATTACAAAAGAAAGGTTCCTagacactttgaagatcatgaaatAA